One segment of Cyprinus carpio isolate SPL01 chromosome B20, ASM1834038v1, whole genome shotgun sequence DNA contains the following:
- the LOC109068611 gene encoding cytochrome c oxidase subunit 8A, mitochondrial-like, giving the protein MLTFLRGAVQPVTVSRARDIVQKRNSSIYSKPPKSKIGPGQSFFIMSVFAVALLAPAGWILHHIPEYRQRAKPPPS; this is encoded by the exons ATGCTGACCTTTCTGAGGGGAGCTGTGCAGCCGGTGACTGTCAGCAGGGCGAGGGATATTGTCCAGAAACGCAACTCCAGCATTTACAGCAAACCACCCAAAAGCAAGATCGGACCTGGG CAAAGTTTCTTCATCATGTCTGTGTTTGCCGTTGCCCTCCTGGCCCCCGCCGGTTGGATTCTGCACCACATCCCAGAATATCGTCAGAGAGCCAAACCCCCACCATCTTGA